A window from Cellulomonas sp. C5510 encodes these proteins:
- a CDS encoding PLP-dependent aminotransferase family protein yields MSSLLVSDRRIAGPALATLLGHWRRPGPAYAALADALRRAVLAGDLPLATRVPGERELAAALGVSRTTTTGAYGVLRDEGYLASRQGSGTVTALPRPRASGTGHRRPRPLEDAALVDLTVAACGAPPELAEAARRAVEELPRYAGHGYAPLGLDVLREAIADRYTERGTPTSPDQVLVTTGAQHAIALLLATHAGPGDRVVVEQPTYPHAVDAVRAVGARPVPVPTGRGGTDVDLLESTVRQVAPRLVYLVPDHQNPTGATLDEDARARVRDLARRTGTVVAGDEALTDLTLDGPPPAPWSGDGRAARVLAIGSMSKSHWGGLRIGWLRGPADLVTRLALARRTADLGTAVLDQLVAAELLRLGEDPLRRRRGQLRSGRDLLTSLLAEHLPSWRYAVPRGGQSLWVDLGSPVSSALSALALAHGVRVAPGPAFAVDGTLEDRLRVPFTAPPDALVQAVDGLALAWASLGRDGRARASGGASLPAPV; encoded by the coding sequence ATGTCCTCGCTCCTCGTCTCCGACCGCCGGATCGCTGGCCCCGCACTGGCCACCCTGCTGGGCCACTGGCGCCGTCCCGGTCCCGCCTACGCGGCGCTGGCGGACGCCCTGCGCCGGGCTGTGCTCGCCGGGGACCTGCCGCTCGCGACCCGGGTGCCCGGCGAGCGGGAGCTCGCGGCCGCCCTGGGCGTGTCGCGCACGACGACGACGGGAGCGTACGGGGTGCTGCGGGACGAGGGGTACCTGGCCAGCCGCCAGGGCTCGGGGACGGTCACCGCGCTCCCCCGGCCGCGCGCCTCCGGGACGGGACACCGCCGACCCCGGCCGCTCGAGGACGCCGCGCTCGTCGACCTCACCGTCGCCGCGTGCGGCGCCCCGCCGGAGCTCGCGGAGGCCGCACGGCGCGCCGTCGAGGAGCTGCCGAGGTACGCCGGGCACGGCTACGCGCCGCTGGGGCTCGACGTGCTCCGCGAGGCGATCGCCGACCGCTACACCGAGCGCGGGACGCCGACCTCGCCGGACCAGGTGCTCGTCACCACCGGCGCCCAGCACGCCATCGCGCTGCTGCTCGCCACGCACGCGGGCCCCGGGGACCGTGTCGTCGTCGAGCAGCCGACCTACCCGCACGCCGTGGACGCCGTCCGTGCCGTCGGCGCACGGCCCGTTCCCGTCCCGACCGGGCGCGGCGGCACCGACGTGGACCTCCTCGAGTCGACGGTCCGGCAGGTGGCGCCCCGGCTCGTCTACCTCGTGCCCGACCACCAGAACCCGACCGGCGCCACGCTCGACGAGGACGCCCGCGCCCGCGTGCGCGACCTCGCGCGGCGCACCGGCACCGTCGTGGCCGGCGACGAGGCGCTCACGGACCTCACGCTCGACGGCCCGCCCCCCGCGCCGTGGTCGGGCGACGGTCGCGCGGCCCGGGTGCTCGCGATCGGCTCGATGTCCAAGAGCCACTGGGGCGGCCTCCGCATCGGGTGGCTCCGCGGGCCGGCCGACCTGGTCACCCGGCTGGCGCTGGCCCGGCGCACCGCGGACCTCGGCACCGCCGTGCTGGACCAGCTCGTCGCCGCCGAGCTGCTGCGCCTCGGCGAGGACCCGCTGCGGCGCCGTCGCGGCCAGCTCCGGTCGGGACGGGACCTGCTGACGTCGCTGCTCGCCGAGCACCTGCCGTCGTGGCGGTACGCGGTCCCGCGGGGCGGGCAGTCGCTGTGGGTCGACCTCGGGTCGCCCGTCTCGTCGGCGCTCAGCGCGCTCGCCCTCGCGCACGGCGTGCGGGTGGCGCCCGGGCCCGCGTTCGCGGTCGACGGCACGCTCGAGGACCGGCTGCGCGTGCCGTTCACGGCGCCCCCGGACGCTCTCGTGCAGGCGGTCGACGGCCTGGCGCTCGCCTGGGCGTCACTCGGGCGAGACGGCCGTGCCCGCGCGAGCGGTGGGGCTTCGCTCCCGGCACCGGTCTGA
- a CDS encoding aldo/keto reductase family protein, whose translation MEFRHLGRSGLKISEITYGNWLTHGSQVENDAATACVRAALDNGITSFDTADVYANTVAEEVLGEALKGERRQSLEIFTKVYWPTGPKGPNDSGLSRKHVMESIDGSLTRLQTDYVDLYQAHRYDHETPLEETMQAFADVVRAGKALYIGVSEWTADQIRAGQALAQDLGFRLVSNQPQYSALWRVIEGEVVPASEELGLSQIVWSPVAQGVLTGKYLPGQPLPAGSRATDEKGGARMVKSFLDRPNVLERVQQLKPVAEELGLSLAQLAVAWVLQNRNVAAAIIGASRPEQVVENVKAAGVTIPAELMARIDDILGDAVISDPAETAKSSPASR comes from the coding sequence ATGGAATTCCGCCACCTGGGCCGCTCCGGCCTCAAGATCTCCGAGATCACCTACGGCAACTGGCTCACGCACGGCTCGCAGGTCGAGAACGACGCCGCGACCGCCTGCGTCCGGGCCGCGCTCGACAACGGCATCACCTCGTTCGACACCGCGGACGTGTACGCGAACACCGTCGCGGAGGAGGTGCTCGGCGAGGCCCTCAAGGGCGAGCGCCGGCAGTCCCTCGAGATCTTCACGAAGGTCTACTGGCCGACCGGCCCGAAGGGCCCGAACGACTCCGGCCTGTCCCGCAAGCACGTCATGGAGTCGATCGACGGCTCCCTGACCCGCCTGCAGACCGACTACGTCGACCTGTACCAGGCGCACCGCTACGACCACGAGACTCCCCTCGAGGAGACGATGCAGGCGTTCGCGGACGTCGTGCGCGCCGGCAAGGCCCTGTACATCGGTGTGAGCGAGTGGACCGCCGACCAGATCCGCGCCGGTCAGGCCCTCGCCCAGGACCTCGGCTTCCGCCTGGTCTCGAACCAGCCGCAGTACTCCGCGCTGTGGCGCGTCATCGAGGGCGAGGTCGTCCCCGCCTCGGAGGAGCTCGGGCTGTCGCAGATCGTGTGGTCGCCCGTCGCCCAGGGCGTGCTCACCGGCAAGTACCTGCCCGGTCAGCCCCTGCCCGCCGGCTCGCGCGCCACGGACGAGAAGGGCGGCGCGCGCATGGTGAAGTCGTTCCTCGACCGGCCGAACGTGCTCGAGCGCGTGCAGCAGCTCAAGCCGGTCGCCGAGGAGCTCGGGCTGTCGCTCGCGCAGCTCGCGGTCGCCTGGGTGCTGCAGAACCGCAACGTCGCGGCGGCCATCATCGGTGCGTCCCGGCCCGAGCAGGTCGTCGAGAACGTCAAGGCGGCGGGCGTGACGATCCCCGCCGAGCTCATGGCGCGGATCGACGACATCCTCGGCGACGCCGTGATCTCGGACCCCGCGGAGACGGCGAAGTCCTCCCCCGCCTCGCGCTGA
- the lpdA gene encoding dihydrolipoyl dehydrogenase, with product MSDTTGSAFDIVVLGGGSGGYAAALRGAQLGMSVALIEADKVGGTCLHKGCIPTKALLHAAELADNAREGSHFGVHTQLTGIDMNGVNEYKASVIGRLYKGLQGLIKSRKITVIEGYGKLVAQDAVEVNGQRVTGRHIVLGTGSYARSLPGLEIGGRVITSDQALQLDWVPKSAIILGGGVIGSEFASVWKSFGADVTIIEALPHLVPNEDEALSKAFERAFRKRGIAFNLGVRFSGVTQDDNGVHVSLEDGKTFDADLLLVAVGRGPSTSGLGYEEQGITLDRGFVITDERLHTGVGNIYAVGDIVPGLQLAHRGFAQGIFVAEQIAGLDPQPIVESGIPRVTYSDPEVASVGLTEAKAKEVHGADAVETLEYNLGGNGKSQILGTTGFVKLVRQKDGPVVGVHMIGARVGELIGEGQLIVNWDAYPEDVAALVHAHPTQNEALGEAHLALAGKPLHAHN from the coding sequence GTGTCCGACACGACCGGGTCCGCTTTCGACATCGTCGTCCTGGGCGGAGGGAGCGGCGGTTACGCGGCTGCGCTCCGCGGCGCCCAGCTCGGCATGAGTGTCGCCCTCATCGAGGCCGACAAGGTCGGCGGCACCTGCCTGCACAAGGGGTGCATCCCCACCAAGGCCCTGCTGCACGCGGCCGAGCTGGCCGACAACGCCCGCGAGGGCTCGCACTTCGGCGTGCACACGCAGCTCACGGGCATCGACATGAACGGCGTCAACGAGTACAAGGCGTCGGTCATCGGCCGCCTGTACAAGGGCCTCCAGGGCCTCATCAAGTCGCGCAAGATCACCGTGATCGAGGGCTACGGCAAGCTCGTCGCGCAGGACGCCGTCGAGGTGAACGGCCAGCGCGTCACCGGCCGGCACATCGTGCTCGGCACCGGGTCGTACGCCCGGTCGCTGCCCGGCCTGGAGATCGGCGGGCGCGTCATCACCTCCGACCAGGCCCTGCAGCTCGACTGGGTGCCGAAGTCGGCGATCATCCTCGGCGGCGGCGTCATCGGCTCGGAGTTCGCGAGCGTCTGGAAGTCGTTCGGCGCGGACGTCACGATCATCGAGGCGCTCCCCCACCTGGTCCCGAACGAGGACGAGGCCCTGTCGAAGGCGTTCGAGCGGGCGTTCCGCAAGCGCGGCATCGCCTTCAACCTGGGCGTCCGGTTCTCCGGCGTCACGCAGGACGACAACGGCGTGCACGTCTCGCTGGAGGACGGCAAGACGTTCGACGCGGACCTGCTGCTCGTCGCGGTGGGCCGCGGCCCGTCGACGTCCGGCCTCGGCTACGAGGAGCAGGGCATCACGCTGGACCGGGGGTTCGTCATCACCGACGAGCGCCTGCACACCGGCGTCGGGAACATCTACGCGGTCGGCGACATCGTGCCGGGCCTGCAGCTCGCGCACCGCGGGTTCGCCCAGGGCATCTTCGTGGCCGAGCAGATCGCGGGCCTCGACCCGCAGCCGATCGTCGAGTCGGGCATCCCGCGCGTCACGTACTCCGACCCGGAGGTCGCGTCCGTCGGCCTGACCGAGGCGAAGGCCAAGGAGGTCCACGGGGCCGACGCCGTCGAGACCCTCGAGTACAACCTGGGCGGCAACGGCAAGAGCCAGATCCTCGGCACCACGGGCTTCGTCAAGCTCGTGCGGCAGAAGGACGGCCCGGTCGTCGGCGTCCACATGATCGGCGCCCGCGTCGGCGAGCTCATCGGCGAGGGCCAGCTCATCGTCAACTGGGACGCCTACCCCGAGGACGTCGCGGCGCTCGTGCACGCCCACCCGACGCAGAACGAGGCTCTCGGCGAGGCGCACCTGGCGCTCGCCGGCAAGCCGCTGCACGCCCACAACTGA
- a CDS encoding quinone-dependent dihydroorotate dehydrogenase produces the protein MYGLLFRLVFARTDPERAHHVAFTWIRLASRVPVLRDLLRAALTPPSTGAVRVLGRTFPSPFGLAAGFDKNAVGVPGLTMLGFGFVEVGTVTAQAQPGNERPRLWRMVDQRALRNRMGFNNEGAVAVAERLRRLRSTASGRALVVGVNIGKTKVTPAEEAPRDYATSARYLAPWADYLVVNVSSPNTPGLRDLQSVDALRPILQATREAADEAAAAAQRPRVPLLVKIAPDLADADVDAVADLVAELGLDGVVAVNTTIAHDLGEGGVSGPPLLDRGLVVVARLRHRLGTGPVVVGVGGISTAADARAYLAAGADLVQGYTGFIYQGPFWASRIGRALASDAAAARTARRPA, from the coding sequence GTGTACGGCCTCCTCTTCCGCCTGGTCTTCGCCCGCACCGACCCGGAGCGGGCGCACCACGTCGCGTTCACCTGGATCCGCCTCGCGTCCCGGGTCCCGGTGCTGCGCGACCTGCTGCGGGCCGCGCTCACGCCCCCGTCGACCGGTGCCGTGCGGGTGCTCGGGCGGACGTTCCCGTCGCCGTTCGGCCTGGCCGCGGGCTTCGACAAGAACGCCGTCGGCGTCCCCGGGCTGACGATGCTCGGCTTCGGGTTCGTCGAGGTCGGCACCGTGACGGCCCAGGCGCAGCCCGGCAACGAGCGGCCGCGCCTGTGGCGGATGGTCGACCAGCGCGCGCTGCGCAACCGGATGGGGTTCAACAACGAGGGCGCTGTGGCGGTGGCGGAGCGGCTGCGCCGGCTGAGGTCCACCGCGTCGGGCCGCGCGCTCGTCGTGGGCGTCAACATCGGCAAGACCAAGGTGACGCCCGCCGAGGAGGCGCCGCGCGACTACGCGACGAGCGCCCGCTACCTCGCGCCGTGGGCGGACTACCTGGTCGTCAACGTGTCGTCGCCGAACACGCCGGGGCTGCGGGACCTGCAGTCCGTCGACGCCCTGCGCCCGATCCTGCAGGCGACGCGCGAGGCCGCTGACGAGGCGGCCGCCGCGGCGCAGCGCCCCCGGGTGCCCTTGCTCGTCAAGATCGCCCCGGACCTCGCCGACGCCGACGTGGACGCCGTCGCCGACCTGGTCGCCGAGCTCGGTCTGGACGGCGTCGTGGCGGTGAACACCACGATCGCGCACGACCTGGGTGAGGGCGGCGTCTCGGGACCGCCCCTGCTGGACCGCGGTCTGGTGGTCGTCGCGCGCCTGCGCCACCGGCTGGGCACCGGCCCGGTCGTGGTGGGGGTGGGTGGCATCAGCACCGCCGCTGACGCCCGGGCCTACCTGGCGGCCGGCGCGGACCTGGTGCAGGGCTACACCGGCTTCATCTACCAGGGCCCGTTCTGGGCCTCGCGCATCGGCAGGGCGCTGGCGAGCGACGCTGCGGCCGCCCGCACCGCGCGGCGGCCGGCGTGA
- a CDS encoding DUF3043 domain-containing protein, with translation MFGRSKDGSTGGTTQAPLTEETPGTAEAPGGKGRPTPKRKVAEAANRRPLVPTDRKAASKEARAAQRAERDRQYAAMQTGDERYLPAKDKGPVRRYIRDYVDARWSLGELFLPVAIVMLLANMLLTTWNPNIAFLGLVALYLFIIAMVVDVAIMWRRLRKRLVAKFGPDTIQRGMMMYSVTRVFQIRRARLPKPQVKHGEYPH, from the coding sequence GTGTTCGGACGCAGCAAGGACGGCAGCACCGGCGGGACCACCCAGGCGCCCCTGACCGAGGAGACCCCCGGCACCGCCGAGGCCCCCGGGGGCAAGGGCCGTCCCACCCCGAAGCGGAAGGTTGCCGAGGCCGCCAACCGCCGCCCGCTGGTGCCCACGGACCGCAAGGCCGCCTCCAAGGAGGCCCGGGCCGCGCAGCGCGCCGAGCGGGACCGGCAGTACGCCGCCATGCAGACCGGCGACGAGCGCTACCTCCCCGCGAAGGACAAGGGCCCGGTCCGTCGGTACATCCGCGACTACGTCGACGCGCGGTGGAGCCTCGGCGAGCTGTTCCTGCCGGTCGCCATCGTCATGCTGCTCGCCAACATGCTCCTGACGACCTGGAACCCGAACATCGCGTTCCTCGGCCTCGTCGCGCTGTACCTGTTCATCATCGCGATGGTCGTCGACGTGGCGATCATGTGGCGCCGGCTGCGCAAGCGGCTCGTCGCGAAGTTCGGCCCCGACACCATCCAGCGCGGGATGATGATGTACAGCGTCACCCGGGTGTTCCAGATCCGCCGGGCCCGGCTGCCGAAGCCGCAGGTCAAGCACGGTGAGTACCCGCACTAG
- a CDS encoding leucyl aminopeptidase → MPRVTLTSANPARQTADALVVAVASSPDGPRVVGADWLPTETATQVRELAGVLGITGAADEVRRLPAAGSLAARTVVLTGLGAVDGPVPDVETLRRAAGAALRELTGVRTVAVALPAEDVVRVAAVAEGALLGAYAYTRYRTGDTAADAAPAAEIVLLTPRARDKAAAKAVARAEVLAAAVHGVRDLVNAAPNDLYPGAFADAAKAAVKDAGARSLKVTVLDEKALAAGGYGGILGVGQGSARPPRLVKVAYTPSRPAAKVALVGKGITFDSGGISIKPAAGMDAMKSDMAGAAAVLHTVLAAARLELPVAVTGWLCLAENMPSGTAQRPSDVLTIRGGKTVEVLNTDAEGRLVMADGLVAAVEEKPDVVLDIATLTGAQLVALGPRVSAVMGDDATRTEVVDAAGAAGEAFWPMPLPADLRAGLKSKVADIANIGDRFGGMLTAGIFLQEFVGSTPWAHLDIAGPAFNEKAPFGYTPAGGTGVGVRTLLALIEARATR, encoded by the coding sequence GTGCCTCGAGTGACGTTGACCTCCGCGAACCCCGCCCGCCAGACCGCCGACGCCCTCGTCGTCGCCGTCGCCAGCTCCCCCGACGGCCCTCGCGTCGTCGGTGCGGACTGGCTGCCGACCGAGACCGCCACGCAGGTGCGCGAGCTCGCCGGCGTGCTCGGCATCACCGGCGCCGCGGACGAGGTCCGCCGGCTGCCCGCGGCCGGCTCGCTCGCCGCCCGCACCGTCGTGCTCACCGGCCTGGGCGCCGTCGACGGGCCCGTCCCGGACGTCGAGACGCTGCGTCGCGCCGCCGGTGCGGCACTGCGCGAGCTGACCGGCGTGCGCACCGTCGCCGTCGCGCTGCCCGCCGAGGACGTCGTCCGGGTCGCCGCGGTGGCCGAGGGAGCCCTGCTCGGCGCGTACGCCTACACGCGCTACCGCACCGGTGACACCGCGGCGGACGCCGCCCCCGCCGCCGAGATCGTCCTCCTCACCCCGCGCGCCCGGGACAAGGCCGCCGCGAAGGCCGTCGCCCGCGCCGAGGTGCTCGCCGCCGCCGTCCACGGCGTGCGGGACCTCGTGAACGCCGCGCCGAACGACCTCTACCCGGGTGCCTTCGCGGACGCCGCCAAGGCCGCGGTCAAGGACGCCGGAGCACGGTCGCTCAAGGTGACCGTGCTCGACGAGAAGGCGCTGGCAGCCGGCGGCTACGGCGGCATCCTGGGCGTGGGCCAGGGCTCGGCCCGCCCGCCCCGCCTGGTGAAGGTCGCCTACACGCCGTCCCGCCCGGCCGCGAAGGTCGCGCTCGTCGGCAAGGGCATCACGTTCGACTCGGGCGGCATCTCCATCAAGCCGGCCGCGGGCATGGACGCGATGAAGTCGGACATGGCAGGTGCGGCCGCCGTGCTGCACACCGTCCTCGCCGCAGCCCGGCTCGAGCTCCCGGTCGCCGTGACCGGCTGGCTGTGCCTGGCGGAGAACATGCCCTCGGGCACGGCTCAGCGGCCGTCCGACGTGCTGACGATCCGCGGCGGCAAGACCGTCGAGGTGCTCAACACGGACGCCGAGGGTCGCCTGGTGATGGCGGACGGCCTCGTCGCCGCCGTCGAGGAGAAGCCGGACGTCGTCCTGGACATCGCGACGCTCACCGGCGCGCAGCTCGTCGCGCTCGGCCCGCGGGTCTCCGCCGTCATGGGCGACGACGCGACGCGCACCGAGGTGGTGGACGCCGCGGGCGCCGCCGGCGAGGCGTTCTGGCCGATGCCGCTGCCCGCCGACCTGCGCGCCGGTCTGAAGTCGAAGGTCGCGGACATCGCGAACATCGGCGACCGGTTCGGCGGCATGCTCACCGCCGGCATCTTCCTGCAGGAGTTCGTCGGGTCCACGCCGTGGGCGCACCTCGACATCGCCGGCCCGGCGTTCAACGAGAAGGCGCCGTTCGGCTACACGCCGGCCGGCGGCACCGGCGTGGGCGTCCGCACCCTCCTGGCCCTGATCGAGGCCCGAGCCACCCGCTGA
- a CDS encoding dipeptidase, with product MTEPTSPSASPSVPALRARVEEAFAGVRADLEALVRVPSVSNADFDQAHVAASAEHVARLLREAGMPEVEVLAVDRPDGTPGAPAVVARRPAPDGAPTVLLYAHHDVQPPGEREDWDTDPFEPTERDGRLYGRGAADDKAGVVAHLGALRVLGDELGVGVTVFVEGEEEVGSPSFTRFLHTHRDLLAADVIVVADSSNWKVGVPGLTTSLRGLVDLEVEVAVLDHAVHSGMFGGPVLDAVTLLSRLIATLHDDAGDVAVPGLVTAADPAVDYDEAAFRADASVLDGVRLAGTGPLTARLWTRPTIAVIGLDAPRVATASNTIAPKATAKLSMRIAPGQDPAAALAALRAHLEGNAPFGARVTVRDGELGKPFQAPADSPAMQAARRAFADAWGTEPVDIGIGGSIPFIADLLDVYPDAAILVTGVEDPDSRAHGANESVHLAELEKVVLAEALLLSRLAR from the coding sequence GTGACAGAGCCGACCTCGCCCTCCGCGTCCCCGTCCGTCCCCGCGCTGCGCGCCCGCGTCGAGGAGGCCTTCGCCGGCGTCCGCGCGGACCTCGAGGCGCTGGTCCGCGTCCCGAGCGTCTCGAACGCGGACTTCGACCAGGCGCACGTCGCCGCCAGCGCGGAGCACGTGGCCCGGCTGCTGCGCGAGGCGGGCATGCCGGAGGTGGAGGTGCTGGCCGTCGACCGGCCGGACGGCACGCCCGGCGCGCCGGCGGTCGTCGCCCGGCGCCCCGCCCCGGACGGTGCGCCGACGGTGCTGCTGTACGCGCACCACGACGTGCAGCCGCCCGGCGAGCGCGAGGACTGGGACACCGACCCGTTCGAGCCGACCGAGCGCGACGGGCGCCTGTACGGGCGCGGCGCGGCGGACGACAAGGCCGGCGTCGTCGCGCACCTCGGTGCGCTGCGCGTGCTCGGGGACGAGCTGGGCGTCGGTGTGACGGTCTTCGTCGAGGGGGAGGAGGAGGTCGGGTCGCCGTCCTTCACCCGGTTCCTCCACACCCACCGGGACCTGCTGGCGGCCGACGTCATCGTGGTGGCCGACTCGTCCAACTGGAAGGTGGGCGTCCCGGGCCTGACGACGTCGCTGCGCGGCCTCGTCGACCTCGAGGTCGAGGTCGCCGTCCTGGACCACGCGGTGCACTCCGGCATGTTCGGCGGCCCGGTGCTCGACGCGGTGACGCTGTTGTCCCGGCTGATCGCGACCCTGCACGACGACGCCGGCGACGTGGCGGTGCCCGGCCTGGTCACGGCGGCCGACCCCGCGGTGGACTACGACGAGGCGGCGTTCCGGGCCGACGCCTCCGTCCTCGACGGCGTCCGGCTGGCCGGCACCGGGCCGCTGACGGCCCGCCTGTGGACCCGTCCGACGATCGCCGTCATCGGGCTCGACGCCCCGCGGGTCGCCACCGCGTCGAACACGATCGCGCCGAAGGCCACGGCGAAGCTGTCGATGCGCATCGCCCCCGGGCAGGACCCCGCGGCGGCGCTGGCCGCCCTGCGGGCGCACCTGGAGGGGAACGCGCCGTTCGGTGCCCGCGTCACGGTGCGCGACGGCGAGCTCGGCAAGCCGTTCCAGGCGCCGGCGGACTCCCCGGCGATGCAGGCCGCCCGCCGGGCGTTCGCCGACGCGTGGGGCACCGAGCCGGTCGACATCGGCATCGGCGGGTCGATCCCGTTCATCGCGGACCTCCTCGACGTGTACCCGGACGCCGCGATCCTCGTGACGGGTGTCGAGGACCCGGACTCCCGCGCGCACGGCGCGAACGAGTCGGTCCACCTGGCGGAGCTCGAGAAGGTCGTCCTGGCCGAGGCCCTCCTCCTCTCCCGCCTCGCCCGCTGA
- a CDS encoding oxidoreductase, whose amino-acid sequence MGLFSRLRRSRPAGPAPEAAPSGRAAREETLEHLREFTRTRVGVEAYVEPQTNVTQTTIMLIATDGEWTRRRVPDARAAHELARSLGLPVYDVQRTGYPQRMRDWNSRQRIARERAAKERAARRAVDPS is encoded by the coding sequence ATGGGTCTGTTCTCCCGTCTGCGCCGATCGCGCCCCGCCGGCCCCGCGCCCGAGGCCGCGCCCTCCGGCCGTGCCGCCCGCGAGGAGACCCTCGAGCACCTGCGCGAGTTCACCCGCACCCGCGTCGGCGTCGAGGCGTACGTCGAGCCGCAGACCAACGTCACGCAGACGACGATCATGCTCATCGCGACCGACGGGGAGTGGACCCGACGACGGGTCCCCGACGCGCGCGCCGCCCACGAGCTGGCGCGCTCGCTGGGCCTGCCCGTCTACGACGTCCAGCGCACCGGCTACCCGCAGCGGATGCGCGACTGGAACAGCCGGCAGCGCATCGCGCGCGAGCGGGCGGCGAAGGAGCGCGCGGCCCGCCGCGCCGTCGACCCGAGCTGA
- the sucB gene encoding 2-oxoglutarate dehydrogenase, E2 component, dihydrolipoamide succinyltransferase, with protein sequence MSDNVQLPALGESVTEGTVTRWLKNVGDRVEVDEPLLEISTDKVDTEVPSPFAGVLEQILVQEDETAEVGAVLAVIGDGSGAGGDSAPAEAAPAQEETPAPAEQTTQGEGYGDPAPEAETAAPAAEQEQAAPAAEAQDGDGQQVTLPALGESVTEGTVTRWLKQVGDTVEVDEPLLEISTDKVDTEVPSPFAGTLQQILVGEDETAQVGAPLAVIGSGSAPTASAPAQDGAAQASAPAATEAAPQVAAPEEAPAPTPAPVPAPTQSAPAQPAPAPAAPAQQAAPAQAQGSYLTPLVRKLAAEKGVDVATLTGTGVGGRIRKEDVLEAAAKAEEAARAAAAQQAPAAAPSAPSAPAAAARPVEPSPLRGTTEKASRLRQVIAERMVDALHSQAQLTSVVEVDVTKVARLRAKAKDSFKAREGVNLTFLPFFVQAAVEALKVHPKINGVLEGKEITYHGSENIGIAVDTERGLVVPVIRDAGDLNLAGIGRKIADLAGRTRANKVTPDELSGATFTVTNTGSGGALFDTPIVPGGTSAILGTGAIVKRPVVVKGPDGEEVIAIRSMCYLALSYDHRLVDGADASRYLMTVKQRIEEGAFEAEVGL encoded by the coding sequence ATGTCCGACAACGTGCAGCTTCCCGCCCTCGGCGAGTCCGTCACCGAGGGCACCGTCACCCGCTGGCTCAAGAACGTGGGCGACCGCGTCGAGGTCGACGAGCCCCTGCTGGAGATCTCGACCGACAAGGTGGACACCGAGGTCCCCTCGCCGTTCGCCGGCGTCCTCGAGCAGATCCTCGTCCAGGAGGACGAGACCGCCGAGGTCGGCGCCGTGCTCGCGGTGATCGGCGACGGCTCCGGCGCGGGCGGCGACTCCGCCCCGGCCGAGGCCGCCCCCGCGCAGGAGGAGACCCCGGCGCCCGCCGAGCAGACGACGCAGGGCGAGGGCTACGGCGACCCGGCCCCCGAGGCCGAGACCGCCGCGCCCGCCGCCGAGCAGGAGCAGGCCGCCCCGGCCGCCGAGGCGCAGGACGGCGACGGCCAGCAGGTCACGCTCCCCGCGCTGGGCGAGTCCGTCACCGAGGGCACCGTCACCCGCTGGCTGAAGCAGGTCGGCGACACCGTCGAGGTCGACGAGCCGTTGCTCGAGATCTCGACCGACAAGGTCGACACCGAGGTGCCGTCGCCGTTCGCGGGCACGCTGCAGCAGATCCTGGTCGGCGAGGACGAGACCGCCCAGGTCGGCGCCCCGCTCGCCGTGATCGGCTCGGGCTCCGCCCCGACGGCGTCGGCCCCGGCCCAGGACGGCGCCGCGCAGGCGTCGGCCCCCGCCGCGACCGAGGCCGCGCCGCAGGTCGCCGCGCCGGAGGAGGCGCCCGCGCCGACGCCGGCCCCGGTGCCCGCCCCGACGCAGTCGGCACCCGCCCAGCCCGCACCCGCCCCGGCCGCGCCCGCGCAGCAGGCCGCGCCCGCGCAGGCCCAGGGCTCGTACCTCACGCCGCTGGTCCGCAAGCTGGCCGCCGAGAAGGGCGTCGACGTCGCGACGCTGACCGGCACCGGCGTGGGCGGGCGCATCCGCAAGGAGGACGTGCTGGAGGCGGCCGCGAAGGCCGAGGAGGCCGCCCGTGCGGCCGCCGCGCAGCAGGCCCCCGCCGCCGCGCCGTCGGCCCCGTCCGCCCCGGCGGCCGCGGCCAGGCCGGTCGAGCCGTCGCCCCTGCGGGGCACCACCGAGAAGGCCAGCCGCCTGCGGCAGGTCATCGCGGAGCGCATGGTCGACGCGCTGCACAGCCAGGCGCAGCTGACCTCCGTGGTCGAGGTCGACGTCACCAAGGTGGCCCGGCTCCGCGCGAAGGCGAAGGACTCCTTCAAGGCCCGCGAGGGCGTCAACCTCACGTTCCTGCCGTTCTTCGTCCAGGCCGCGGTCGAGGCGCTCAAGGTGCACCCGAAGATCAACGGCGTGCTCGAGGGCAAGGAGATCACCTACCACGGCTCCGAGAACATCGGCATCGCGGTCGACACCGAGCGCGGCCTGGTCGTGCCGGTCATCCGGGACGCGGGCGACCTCAACCTGGCGGGCATCGGCCGCAAGATCGCCGACCTCGCGGGCCGCACGCGCGCCAACAAGGTCACCCCGGACGAGCTGTCCGGCGCGACCTTCACGGTGACCAACACGGGCTCGGGCGGCGCGCTGTTCGACACGCCGATCGTCCCCGGCGGCACCTCCGCGATCCTCGGCACCGGCGCGATCGTCAAGCGTCCGGTGGTCGTCAAGGGTCCGGACGGCGAGGAGGTCATCGCGATCCGGTCCATGTGCTACCTCGCGCTGTCGTACGACCACCGGCTGGTGGACGGCGCGGACGCGTCGCGGTACCTCATGACGGTGAAGCAGCGGATCGAGGAGGGCGCGTTCGAGGCCGAGGTCGGCCTCTGA